The window TCTTTTTGTACGGCTAGTTCTACAAGATGTATGCGATCTTAGCAACAACATGATGATGTATTTTCCTTGATGATACCATGGGTTACTGGTATTTTGTTGCAAGGTTCAAATAGTAATGAAAAGATAAAGCATTAATGTATTTCAGTACTTGAAACTCCGTGGCCTTTTTTTATGCTTACTAAGAGCACTCGTTACTATAATACCATAGTATTGGGAATCAATATGGATATGTTGCAAAAGTGGGGTGGACATAATCGATATAAAACGTTTTTGTGCAACTGTTACGATAAGCAGTACTAGGAGCTTGGGTATATATATCTCGAGGAATTTTGAATTAAACTAGTCCTTTGTATTGCAGAGCAAAAAATTAAAACGGAGAGGCGGAGAGCTGAGATTGTGTGGGAATTTGAAGATTCTGTTCTGCCAGAAGGCTTTGTGATTAGTTAAGAGTACATAGTTAAATGTCCAACCAATCAAGCTAAGGGTGCGTAGTTAAATGTACAATCGACCTGACCTTGTATATTGAAGAATTACCAAATCACAAGTTATATCAGGGTATTATAGTGCCTCTATCATTGTGAGAGTGGTGGTCAATATACAGTTTTGTTTTGATGTTATCTTTTGCCAAGACCCAATTTTAAGCGGCGGAGTCAGAATTTTTATTAAGtgaattcaaaatataaagaagtaaacatatAAAGGAGTGAAGGaacatgcataaaaaaaaaattaaccttgtATATAAAGTGTGATTTTTTTATGAAGGGGATACGAATGAACCCTCTTGTGGTATCCTAGCTTCGCCCATGTCCAGTAAAGGATCTAAAATAATTGTTCTTTAGAACGAATGGTAGATTTTAGTCAGGGGAAGTTTTAATTTATTTGCATAGATTAGAACATACAACTCCTTTCTTGTAGTGTATCCAAAAGAGAATTAGTTTTTGGCTCCTCAGGCAACCAAATTTGGATGATTAGACTAGTCAATTTTTGTTGCTTAATCCATTCTCCACTAATATTAAAGACAATATCAGCCCTAGATTATCAATTTATGGATTTTGACCATAATCAGCTGTAGGATTATGATGGTTTATTATCCCGACTGAAAAGGCGGTGTCGTTAAAAATCCATTGTTTATCTAAAGAATGACTTTTTGTTATTGTACTCAATATATCTTTAAGTTGCACCTACTGAAATTTTATGTTTCCAGGAATAGAGAAGGTGAAGAATAAGATTTTTAATCCAGTACATCAACTATCCAGTAAGAAAGGAGCCGTAAAGTCCAATTAATCCAGGAAGCTCATGCCAAGCATACCATAGAACCATCAAGTTGAAAATTTGGTGAGTGATTTTTATAAATCATATTTGCATTAGTGAATTGGTTTACATATAGTAACTACGATATGAACCATTTTATCCAGGGAAGAATTCTTTTCCTACTGGTTCAAATAACTATTTTAGTGTTTATGCTGTATTTTAGATAGTTCTTAATCAGCTTCTCCATGACCTTTCTAGTCTCTACTACACAGAGTTAGTAACAtgagctaaatatatatatatatatatatatatatatatatatatgtattccatAATCAACCAAGTCATGGCAGGTGTATTTATCCATATAGATTGTCACTCTTTGTTTCTGTTTGTTCAACTTTCAGACAAGTAGATATGGCTGAGGTGAAAGCGGGTAGTGGCACCACCATGGGAGGTGGAGGCCTCCAATTTGTGTTACACGTGGTTCGAGGTCGATGGTTCTCACTTTTCGCCTCTTTCCTCATCATGTCCGGAGCGGGGGCTACATACCTTTTCGGTACATACTCCCAAGAAATAAAACTCTCTCTAGGATATGATCAGACCACACTTGTTCTCTTAGGTTTCTTCAAGGATTTTGGAGCTAACGTCGGAGTTCTCTCTGGCCTAATAGCCGAGGTAAGCCCAACATGGTTCGTGCTCCTAGTTGGTGCAGCTATGAACTTCACAGGTTACTTTATGATATGGCTTTCGGTTATTGGCAAGATTTCCAAGCCAAAAGTTTGGCaaatgtgtatatacatatgcattGGAGCAAATTCTCAGAATTTTGCAAATACAGGAGCCCTTGTTACCTCTGTGAGGAACTTCCCCGAGAGTAGAGGTAACATGATAGGTCTTTTGAAAGGATTTACAGGTCTAAGTGGAGCTATAATGACACAATTATATTTGGCTGTTTATGGAAATGATGCTCAATCACTTATCCTCCTTATTGCCTGGCTGCCAGCTGCGTTATCGGTAGTTTTTGTCTATACTATTCGAGAAATGAAAGTCGTTAGGCAACCAAATCAGCAAACTGTTTTCTACTATTGCTTGTTAATATCGATCGTTCTAGCATTGTTTCTTATGGTTATGACACTGATCGAGAAAGCAATACCATTTTCTCATGCTGCCTATGTTGTAACCGCCACTGTCTCCTGTGCTTTACTTTTCTCCCCTCTTTTAGTTTTCATTAGAGAGGAGCTGGCTATCTGGCGTCAAATGAAACAACCGTCAGTTAGTGGATCTGCAAACACAATCACCGAAAATCATCCACCAGTAATGGTGGAGAAGGAGAAGGACATGAACCAAATCCCACAGCTTCCAAAAGAAATCAACAACTCTAAGACAACCTCTTGTTTTTCAAACATCTTCCTTGAAAAACCAGCAAGAGGAGAAGATTATACCATCTTACAAGCACTCCTAAGTACTGATATGTTGATTCTGTTCCTTGCTACATTATGTGGACTCGGATCAAGTCTAACCGCAGTTGATAACATGGGTCAGATAGGTGGATCTTTAGGATATCCGGAGACTACCGTTAAATCTTTTGTGTCGCTTCTCAGCATATGGAATTTTTTCGGGAGAATTTTCTCGGGATTTGTGTCTGAAAGCTTGCTAGTGAGGTACAAATTTCCTAGAACCCTTATGATGACATTAGTCCTTTTGGTCTCATGCATCGGCCTCCTTATGATCGCCTTCCCTTTCCCCGGTTCAGTGTACGTGGCATCTATAATCATCGGCTTCTCATTTGGTGCTCAATTGCCATTACTTTTCACAATCATTTCTGAGCTCTTTGGATTGAAGTACTATTCGACATTGTTCAATTGTGGGCAATTGGCTAGTCCTCTTGGCTCATACATCTTGAATGTGAAATTTACTGGACCACTTTATGATAGGGAGGCATTGAGGGATCTCCAGAAAAAAGGTTTGACTAGAGCATCTGTTAAGGAACTGACTTGTATGGGTAACCAATGTTATCGGCTCGCGTTCATTATCCTGGCCAGTGTTACATTTTTTGGAGCTATGGCCTCTTTGGTTTTGGTTGCGAGAACTCGACAGTTTTACAAAGGAGATATATACAAGAAGTTCAGAGAGCTATCAGAGGCACCTGATACAGAATTGGCTTCTTCAAACAGTATTAATAAGACACGGTGAGACGTCAAGGAAATTAGGGAAATTCCCCTCATTCTTAAGACACCCCTAATGAGGGGAATAATGTGGcctattttgaaattttattaTTACTCTTTTTGTATATTATCATTGGATCAAGACGGGCCTAAATTGAGTGATATAGACAGTGAGGATTCATAAATATAGCCAACATCAACTTTCTAGGGATTTAAGCGTAGTAGTGATAGTGTAGCAGTTGTTTTTACTcttttatgtttatatatatatatatatatatatagtgctaCAATAATTGCCTTATATGTCATTCACATTGAAAGAAAAATAGGGTTGCTGACTTATCTGTTTGCTTGTTTCTTGTAGCAAACAGGCCAAAAAATGATGAAGGAAGTAGGGACTAGGGACTCAAAGCCTGCAAATTACTAGGTCATTTCCGTGGCATGttcgagcctatttctattttagttttattttgtGTTTTTGTCGGCCTTTAAGGATCAAGAGACTCCTCTTTAAATAAAAATTTctaagaaaaaacaaaaacaaataacCTTCTTAcgcctccccttttttttttaaatgaattaGAATTAAAGAGCAGAGTCTTACTTTTTGGGGGGATGAAAGACAAGAAAAGGGAACAGAGTGCTTTATGATAATAGAAAGAGAAGGGACATGATTGTGCTAGGGTTTGTCCTTAATTTCTACCTTATTTGAATTTTataattgtgttttacttcaaaagattttcttttttttaaaaggatTCTAGTATATCTTTTTCTTCGAGGAGTTTTGGACTTCTATAAATAGGAGATCCTTTATTCTCataaacaacacaataacatccataatgtAGTCGTTTAGAGAGTTCTGTTTAGGGGGAGATTTTCTCTCAATAGTTTTATGTTCTCTTTTATATATAGGTCAATTgaccaaataatatcaaagtaTTATGCGTCTTAGTATATTTTTCATTGTAATCTGATTTATCATCGTTCATGATTTGCAACTATTAGCTTCTCGCATGACGCCCTAATTATTTCGATTCTAACAGATTGATGTGTCACTAGGTAAGCAAAGAACCGTAGGAAGGGGGGACGACCCGCCGAAAATAATACAAGTTAAACACAAACCTAATGTACAATCGGATAAACATTAAACTATCAAACAGCTGAAAATTTGGAAGTTTTTGGTCCATACTCCAACTATGACTTCATAGATGAGGCTATGATTCTTCTTATCCATGAAATTAGCAAACCAAAAGCATGTATCATCAAGGGGAAAAAAGACAGTATATCATCCACGTACATTATGTTATTTTGGATTAGAATATTAGTTTATTTCGGGTATAAATCATTCATGCAATACTCCCTCGACCACAATTTAATTAATGAATTTTACTTTGGGAAAGAAGATAATCCAATTCGTATGAATTGAAGATTATTGCGGCATTTAAGTAAGTATCTTGAATTGAATCACAAGAAATAAAGATACATGGTGTTGTGGTTGTGGCTCTCCTCCCCCAATTTCCTCTCCTTGACCAAGTACTGGTTGTTGGGGTTTAATCAATTCTTGAATATTCTATCAAGATAAACAAAACTTATCTttctataaaataaaaaattatattgaGACTTGTATCGCGTAGTTAGAATTCCAATAGGAAAATGGGAGAGTTTATATTTCCAGGTGATGCAAtcgaactctctctctctcttcttgagTAACAACATCACCATTTACATTCAGTTGAGTGTGGTGTTCCTCCTCTACATCATGGTTCTCCTGAATTAATTATTCTAAGACTTATTCATAGATTCAGTTGAATCTGCTGTTCCTCCTCTTCATCATGGTTTTCTTGAAGTTGATGTGCTGCCTGTTGTGAAAAATTTGAAAGCAGATTAATTGTCACTAGTTTAGGAGATTGTTGCGGCTATTGGCACTGGCACTTGTGGTTGTGGTGGTACTAGCATTGGCACTGGAACGGGAACCTGCTGAGAGATACAAAGAGTCGTAAATACATCATCAATACTTAATTGAAAAGAATCTCAAAAGGGACTAGCAATCTCTTAAAGAAGAAATAAAGATAATGTTCTTGTGGTTGTGTTCTTCTCCCCCAGTTTCATTTTCTTGACCAAGTACTGTTGTTGGTGCTGAACCTGAGTAAACCTATAACAATTTAACTCATTTACTAAACAACCAGAGCAAAAACAaacatctttttattttttccccTAAACACCTGTTAATTAACAAAAAGTTATAACTAAGTCTTATTCAGACCTACTTAATTAACAAAAAAGCTTACTATTCAAGAATGATTTAATCAAAAAATATTTGTTCTATAAAACACCTACTTAATTAGCAAAAAGAAGTATTCCATAATTGATTAAACTCTATCAAAATAAACAGGACTTATCTTTTGATAAAATAAAAAGTTATTTTGGAACTTGTATCTTTGAAACACTAAAAAGCTGATATGCACTTATCTTTAAACAAGTTTTtggcacgtgcgttgcacgtgtactCCAAGTTATTATGTATAATATTTTGTATTAAAATATGTTTTCGAGTAACAAACTACATATTTAAAAAGTCAAACTTTCATGAATATGATAAAATTTAGCGACTTGATAATTGAACTCAATTAGCCAcaaaatttgacaaaaaaaaaaaattcaatgctAAGGCTTGGGACACTATTGTCGCTATTGCAGCATCCATGATCATCTACTAcataaaaggaaaaaaacaacaaaaatgaACTGATGAAGTGGAATAAAATCATGTAACCTGAAACCAATAAACTCGAGCTACACAATTAAGATAAGTGAAACTACCAGCAATCATGAGGAAGCTGGTTGAGTCACCACTGTCGTTCTTTTTAAAACTCTCCGGCCGGTTTAATACTAGTGATCCACTTGaaagaatgtcacgacccaagctaccgatcgtgcgggcacctaccttagtATTGCTAGTAgacgaacccttacccgttaacccattattcactagccaattttaaattctttaatcatttatacttaaacaaccaatgatcatgtgaatgaataaataaataaaacaattcataattaattatataagtgcggaagtcttaactattacacccttaattaagatctgaaagccatcgtacaaggactctaaccaacaacgtctaaagaatgaaatatatCTCAAAtttaataacaaataatgtctggaatgaaagtagacatttggaaagagagattttcaggtggcatggcatggatagaagctcacacTCGGATCCGATCAagctaactagcttcaagctagagatgtagtctggatgaaatctctgaaacacaatctgcactcaaaaagggtgcagcaaggtagtatcagtacaaacactatgtaccggtaagcatcataggccgactaagattagttcacatatataagcataaaatcaacaagataaacatatagacacttaatactcaaatccaagtcacagaatatcacataacagagtcacagcctaagatgaagcttctaaaccacaagtctgtcaagttttaataatctcacctgataatcacaagtccaagttccgtccctaggtagaatcactaatccacaatttaactcaatcaatggtcatatttatatcccAAAAGCCATTCAACCAACCATAGcaaaatcagaactaaacgagcatataataatgcagaataaaatgtaatgatgtgcaatgcaaaatatgatgaagtgcatgctgtcataccccatttaaacggatcaaatcggagtacaacattttggtgattcctgttattttattttttaaggagtcgtcacctaattgtttaatggtgaattagagcacttaattattaactaaggtaaaccTAAACTAAGCCTCTGCTAATGATCTGCTTAATTAGTGTGATTCTAGATAAGAGTCCTAGACATCCTAATGGGAAGGTCTCAGGCATCCATTAAGATCCGTTAAAACACGGTTACCGtccaaacttagattaattaattaaagtaaaaaacaatacaaatatagcattttaaatatttaagaaaatagcttgtaagtGTTGCTAAGGTTATAAatggaaatataataatgctatttaaaataagacttgctGAAAGATAATAATTTTGCATAAAAGATTTTGGTTATAAGTAAATTAAAGAAAGTGCAGGATCGTGTAACGTTTTAACAACTCAATAGCTTAGGTATTAATTGATTTTAACAGCTAAAAACAAATATATTGAATGACCAGATAGGGTAGATAAATGGCTTGTGCAAATTTGAAAAATAGCTTTATAAATGAACCTTTCTTGATTAATTTAAGTACTTGGCAAGAATGAAGACTTCGAAACATTGAAAACTTATTTTTCCTTCAAAAGATGCTTAAAATACTGCCATTATTATAAAATAACGCCCCAATTAACCCTCACTAGATTAATTATTCTAAAGTAGCTAAATAATCATCTACGAACAtaattaaattaaacaaatatAAGATATGCTAAAAGAAAGCAGCAGCCTTTCTCGTTCATTTTTAGCCGAATTCGGCGGATTAGGAACACGGAATGGAGTGATGAAATCGTTTGATCTCGCGGTGTAATCGAGTCTCATTCGAGACTCCTCGCAATCCCGGatgtcatgcaaaaaaaaaaggaaaagaaaagaaagttagaGCAGTGAAATATAATTTCATAATAAGTGGAAAAGAAAAGTAATACAGTAAAAGAATCACACGGCCATAACATGAAGAACCAAACTTAAACAAGTAATTTGCACCTCAAGCATACTAGAAACATACGATTAAACCCATATTCTGCATAACAGAATCTCAAACAAAGTACTTCTGTTTTCAGAAGATAAGCTCTTCTTCGTTCATTCCTCTTTAAATCCTGGACAGAAAAATATACTCATGGGCCGAATGGAAACAGAACACGAAAATGAAAGGGGAAATTATTTGTTCTTCAAAGTAAATCCAAAACACAACTATTTAATATCTGCACTTGAATATCCTAGTTTCCCAAAAAACAGGGAAGTAAGGGAGAGCTTGAACTATTAAACCAAGAAGGTTATCCATGAacatccacaaatgaacaatacCATAACACATTTTACATCCTTAACGAATTCGTAAAGCGATGAACAAATAATTTCATACTTCATACATCACTACAGGATTCAACTAGACTCAACATAAAAAATTAAACTAAACTAATCACATAACTGAAAATACACGGAATGAAAAGATAAAACTAAGACGAGGATGGGAAACAACATTGTGAACACACAACAAAACTCTAGACTGAATCGAACAGAGAGGAAAGGAATGAATAACACTAACCTTTTCCAGGTGCAGTGAACTAGAGCTTTTAGGTCCCGGATCCACACTCAAAACACGACGAAACCGAATCCGCTTAAATTAACCAAAGCTTCAAACcgaaaagtgaaaatagagtaatatgtTGGCTGTTCTTTGCTTTTTTTTAGAGTGAGGCTATGGCTGTTAACCCTCCCAAATGAATGCTATAAGCTCCTATTTATAGCTGCGGACTAGGGTTTTCGGATttcaaataactttttttttttggctccaaAACGAAAATCAAGAGTCGTTTTAAGTCAACAATCAATCTCTGCAAATCGATTTTCTCTCAGAAACTTGAATTCTATTTTGTTTTTTTGTGTTGACTCTATTAAAGAGGAGAGATGAGGGGACTGGCATCTTACTCCAAAATGGAAAAACCATGCTCTACCATTGTTGATAGAGGTGGAAGCGTTAGTTGAAAATGGGCGGGAAGACCACGAAGTCGCTGCCACAGAGAAAAAGAGGGAGAAAAGGTTCTGAATTTGGCAGAAAAAGCAAAAACTTACCCGAATTGAGAAGGGAAAATCTGAATTCGGTTGGCGGAAGGGTGCAGATCGACCAAAATAGGCAAAGAGACAACATATCTCCTGCCCTAGAGAAGAATGAGACAAGAGGCATCTAGGAGCAGATTTAGGGTTTcagattgggggggggggggttgtcaTTTTAGTCATTTAGGATGGTTATGTTGGGACAGAATGGTATTTTCCCAATTAACTAGCCAATAAAGAGGAGACACGTGGCAGGGACGTGTGGGGGGGTGTGGGGGACGTGTGCTGGTAGTGTGGGAGGTGTATGCTTGTAGTGTGTTATTGACCATGCGTGGAATTCACGTGGAAAAGTTGTATGGAATGAGTTGTGTGGATTGGGCTCTCCTTTGGGTTATTATTAACCAAATTAGGATCAAATTTTTATATGAATTTGGGCTAGTATGAAGTCTTCTTGGACTGAAAATACCTCCTCTTATAtttctttgggcttctaaatttaaatgaaAGACACTCTTTAGGTAATTATATATTAATGCGTGCTAAAATATTaattagtataaaaatatatttattagtactcaaataaaatgatatcgtaatagttgcgcgataatatttataagtttaaaagtaagtaataagataaatgcgatgcgttttTGCGTAAGATGGTAAATGGAAATGTTAAAAGTGATTATGCCGATTATATAATAATAATGactataataatagtaataataataataataataataataataataataataataataataataataataataataggccACAACTATAATTGGATAATAAACGGCGGTATTaatagaaaaattaaaattgCGGTAAAGTATAAATGACTATTCTTAAGCTGTTAAAATATTAGAAACGtcaataaatattttttgaaaggaaggcgggacaaaattgggtatcAACACATGCAATGCGCTGGCCaaatacacacatgctaactgatgtcattgctcagtagtcatgacctgcaggggacccatggtgtccatgtaccactcgttccggatactcatcggacccgagccataaatcctccgctctggaaagaacctcggacgcggatccacatcatgtaccactagctccggaactgacctcggaccatgagcctataatctaggtcacatcctcatccccggtcaaatgtgcatgttcatatatatatatatatatatatatactactcgtttccggaacgaacctcggaccatgaGCTCACAACTAGCAttaaatagtatcacaagttcaacaagaagattatattaactttttcactaatttcacatcaccatgtatgtctcaacgtattccagttcactagtatgtatggactatgaacaagtagcaatatcaatgtcaaacacaaggcatcatggcACAAGTCtcccaaaccatttccatcatgtatgagtgtatgaatgcataaatgagtgtaagcgtggtaaatcaatgcaaaccaataaagcaaccgtgaaggtacaagtcacaaagccacaagtcatagcaagacttggatcaactcatccatgaaatgaatcatacaaaccgtctcaaccaacataatagtctatgtccctctttacttccacatgtagcaagtacgcctcacaactaagtcttgtatcaccaagaagctccactttgctatatattatcatcaacaataaatcatacatcaagttttcatctacgtactggcataagtttatatcacaattcaagcctaaactcattatccttcctttctccaatAACATATgccacaataagagagaactcaGTACAACACGAtaatttaggcaataagtctaatcacaataacaaggcaacaagccactatcaacaacaatcaacctaatagaaaacCATCctgaatcgccacagtatgaatacaactacacctcatatttcagtacataaagtaatggcgacgagctcacaaaatcagaagtcataccgaactagctaatatccaaccaaaacaccatgtccgaagacctaatcatgctttctcctgtcaattctacacaatacatatgtttcgctaatcaaagtctaactaaggtaagccgtaacctacctgaaaTGCCGAGCAACAGTCTCGAATCGCCAAGCCTTAGCCTTGCCTTCCTCTTTAGAGAACCTTGAAACAATTAACGACCCCTCATTAAGATGAGAACAACATCGAGAAAATCACCTCAAACggagatcaaaaaaaaaaaaaaaacaagtccgTAGCTCAAAGTGTCAAAAATGGCGTTGCAAAACTTGCTTTGTCGTTGCTTATTGAATAACACAGTTGCCTAACTTTCACATATCCCAACACTCTTTCTTTATTGTTGATCCAATATAGCCATCAATTGCTAAAGATCCCCTTTTTAATGTTACAACAAGTAGTAAACAAGCCACTACTTCGTTGCTTTTGTTTTTATTCACAAgacaaggaaattaaatttgccCACTACCTTTAACGTTGTATCTCTATTAACCAAGGATGACTTTTTAtggtcattattatcatcacccAATCCCCTTCACAAAGCTTCTACAGAAGCTAAAAATTGCTTTCTTAAAATAGTAGCTCCCGGCCGAAGCTAGAAGCATATTTCAATTTTTCTAAATCTTGTACTTTTGTTCTTTGGGCTACGACCCATTAGATTTGTTCCATCTTTTCTGATTGCTTGGAAAAATAGCCCCTTAATACTTTGGGGCATTAAATTCCTTCTCACTTAAACATCACGGACctagagtgtcacgacccaaaccgaaggGCCGCGACCGAGACTCGATGCCCTGCCTGACCGAGCGTAACCATGTTATTCATTCCTTTTCTATTATCCTTACGTGAGCCCATAAACCATTCATTTCATGCTTGCTATCAATTTATTGTAAACTTAGTAAAACTCTTCATGAAGAATAC is drawn from Lycium barbarum isolate Lr01 chromosome 8, ASM1917538v2, whole genome shotgun sequence and contains these coding sequences:
- the LOC132605021 gene encoding uncharacterized protein LOC132605021 — protein: MAEVKAGSGTTMGGGGLQFVLHVVRGRWFSLFASFLIMSGAGATYLFGTYSQEIKLSLGYDQTTLVLLGFFKDFGANVGVLSGLIAEVSPTWFVLLVGAAMNFTGYFMIWLSVIGKISKPKVWQMCIYICIGANSQNFANTGALVTSVRNFPESRGNMIGLLKGFTGLSGAIMTQLYLAVYGNDAQSLILLIAWLPAALSVVFVYTIREMKVVRQPNQQTVFYYCLLISIVLALFLMVMTLIEKAIPFSHAAYVVTATVSCALLFSPLLVFIREELAIWRQMKQPSVSGSANTITENHPPVMVEKEKDMNQIPQLPKEINNSKTTSCFSNIFLEKPARGEDYTILQALLSTDMLILFLATLCGLGSSLTAVDNMGQIGGSLGYPETTVKSFVSLLSIWNFFGRIFSGFVSESLLVRYKFPRTLMMTLVLLVSCIGLLMIAFPFPGSVYVASIIIGFSFGAQLPLLFTIISELFGLKYYSTLFNCGQLASPLGSYILNVKFTGPLYDREALRDLQKKGLTRASVKELTCMGNQCYRLAFIILASVTFFGAMASLVLVARTRQFYKGDIYKKFRELSEAPDTELASSNSINKTRKQAKK